AAAAAGAGCGCACAATAAAGCGATCTCCCAAGAAATAATTGGCCCGGACGCCTAGAGGGATCTTAACCCGGCTATTAGGTAAAGTTTCTGCTTTTACATCGCTATTGGTAAAATAAACACGTTGGTATTTAGTAGCCAACAGACCATTTTGATAGGTAGGCTCCGTTACAAGCAGGAGTTGCAGGTTGGTATTGACTACTTGCGCCAGCGAAAGAGACGCACTAAAAGAGTTGCGTGGTGAGCTTTCTTCATTATGTTCTGCCCCTCCTCTTAATTCAATAGGATAGATAACTTTCCAGGTATCAAAATAAGCTTGCGCACGTGCAGAAAACTCTCGGTTATTATCTTTTGATGCTTTAGTGAAACTAGCCCCTAAACCATAAGACTGGTAATCAAACTCGTTGGACAGAGAACCCGTTAAACCAAAGGTTGTTTTTTTCTCCTCGTTTTGAACAGTCCATCCAATGGAAGGGTAAACCCGTGTATCACTATGCGAAGGAGATGATATCGTATAAGGATCTATTTTATCGGAGGAGGCTGAAGTATAATGATCTACTCCCAGCTCCAGATTAAAATTATGCCGGCGCTGCTTACGATCATATTTATAAAGTCTTAACTCAATGGTGGTAGCAATATCATTTAATGCCTCTGTACCAACACCACCAGTAACAGCCGAATGATCCCCCGTTTGTTGGTAATAGCCTGTAACCAGGTTTACTTCATCCAGGTTTAGTTTTTTACTTTTATAGTGGGAACTATCGCCTGCCGATGTGCTTTGTGAATAGGCGCTAAGCACACTGATGTACATGCCAATAACCGCTAAAGAAAGTTTCCTCATAGTTTTCCTTGAAATACGTTATTAATTGCAGCCGCATCCGCCGCCACTCTTTCCACCATTTGCACCAGAAGCACCTTCGCGGTACCCTTGAAAATTCAATTCAAACTTCTGCACTTTTCGGGCAGACAGTTCCATTTCAGTATCATTCAACTTGTTCTTTTGATATTCTTTTACCGAAGCGCAGGAAACAATCAAAAGCACCACTAATCCACTACTCATTAACGTTAGAAGGAATCCTTTCTTCATTTAACTTATTTTAATATTGTTTGAGGTATAAAGGCGGTCTGCATCATCGATGATAATACAAGCCATTCCTTTAATCTGGTTGATCATATCTAACCCTGCCTTGACTCCCATTACTAAAACAGGGGTTGCCATGGCATCGGCCAATTCAGCACTTGGGCAAATGATAGTCACACTTTTTATACCAGTAACAGGGTACCCCGTCTTAGGGTCAATTGTATGCGAGTATTTCTTTCCGTCAATAATAGCATACTTCTCATAATTACCAGAAGTAGCAATGGCTTTATTACTTATTTCCAAGTAAGAAAATGGTTGAAACCTAATGTACGGATCCGCAATGCCTACAGTCCAGGGCTTGCCGTTTGGCTGACTCCCCCAGGTGATCAAGTCGCCAGCTGCATTTACAACACCACTCGCCACTCCTTTCTGCTGCAATACAAGTTTGGCCCGATCAGCAGCATACCCCTTACCAATACCGCCAAATCCTATACGCACTCCTTTTTCTTTCAGGAAAACAGAACACTGCGCTTCATTCAATACCACATTGCGATAGTTAATTAAACGAACGGCCGTCCTTGCTGTTTCAGGATCGGGCAGCGCAGACATGTGCACATCAAAGTTCCACAGGCTTTTATCAATAGAACCATAGGTTATGTCAAAGGCTCCTTGTGTCAGTGAAGAAATGCGCAATGATCGCTGAATAAGATCAAAAACTTCCTTATCTACCTTTACAGACTTTATACCTGCAGCTTCATTAATTTGTGCCGTTTGGCTGGTTACATTAAAGGTTGTCAGTAATTGCTCTATGCGACTAATCTCAAAAACAGCAGCGTCAATACACTCATTAGCCCATGTTTCATCTTGAGCAACGACCGTAATTTCAAACCGGTTGCCCATTAGTTTTACGATACGCTTATATAGCTCTGGCTTAGTCAGAAGATCAGTGATTACCATTTGATTTAATTGAGTTAAGCTCGGCTACAAACTTCTCGGCACTTTCATCTGGATACCCTTCCCATTGATTTAACACTTTGCCGGTTGGGTCAATCAAAATGGTATACGGGAATATACCTTTAGGATTATAACGATCAGCTAAGGCATTGTTTAATTGCTGCTGAGCCGCAGACAATTGGTGTTTTTTAGACCGGGGAAAATCGGCGTTTACCAATACAAGATTGTTCTCAGCATATTTTGTAAATGGCTCAGCTTCAAAAATCTCTTTATGCATGCGAATACATGGAACACACCAGTCAGAACCAGAAAAACTAATCAGGATCGGCCTGCCAGTTTGTACGGCTTCTTCTTTTGCCTTATTCACATCTGTAAACCATACCGGGTTAAATAGCCAACTAAATAAAGCAAAGGAGGCGACTAAAAGCTTCATACTACTGGTTTTACTAGGAACGTCTAAAAATAAGCCACTATTATGCGCCCCTATGAATTTGTCGGTAAACAGGCAATTTGTATAGCTGAAGCTTAAACTATTTTTTTTCTTTTAACAGATCCTTTGTGTTTCCTTTACACTTTCTTGTTGACGTTAGTTACCGACCCCAAGTGTTAAAACACTTTAGTATTCCTTTCAAAGGAATATACGATTGCGCATGCTGTTCTAATTGATTTACAAAAATTGCCTTGTACCAAAATCGGTAATACGTTTTTAAAAGAGGAGAAAACCATAGCAATCTAGCCATGCATATCAAAGCTTAGCTCCCAGTAAAATTGGATCACTTACAGCTAACACTGTTTATTATTACCAGATATTCCAATCAGAAGTCTTTGTTTCCGCTCTTGCTGTAGGCACTTGTAGCCCTTTGGTTAGTTCTGGAACTCTTTTGTTCACATACCGTTTTAATTCTCCCACCGTGGCACTGGAATGGCTTTTCATAAACTCAAGGATGGAGTAGGTAAAAACCCCGTTTTGCAAATCGTTTCTTTCAAGGGCAAACTGCGTTCCTGCAGCTGCTGAAATGATAGTAGCTCCCGTGCTTCGACCTACATTAACAAAGAGTTCCTGCATCAGTTCGAAAGAGCTTTTCATGCCTGTCTTTTTAGTCTCTAATACCAACGGAGTACCTCCTTTCGCACCGTTTGTTTTCTCGGCTTCATTATTTACTTGGGCAATCTTCTGTAGTTCTTCCTTGTCCACTTCACCAGAATGGCAGGCATCAATGAGCATTAGCTTTTTTCGTGCAGGTATTGAATCCAATAAGGATTCAAGTACATCATAAGGCAGTCCACCCTCTTCAGGCTTTTGAAAATTTACATTATAACTAGAGAGGTAATAATCATAGTCCTTGCTTAACAAACCATGACCAGAATAGGAAAGGACTACTCTGTCATTCACAGTTGTGTTCTGCAAGCGATTTTTAAGTGAGGTGATATTGGCAACAGTTACATTTTCATTAAACAGGGTATCCACCACAAAATTGTAATTATAATACATCGTAGATAGATTTTCTGCAAGATCCCGGACGTCTTTAACGCTCCACTGTAAATTATGTTCAGCCTCTTTAAATTTATCGATACCAATACCAATGAAATAGACTGTACCCTCTTTTGTCGCTTTAGGATCATAAGCCTGGTAGCCATGTGTTTGCTCAAGAGTTTTCTTTGATCCTTGATACACACTCACAGGTTGCCTGTAACTTTCTTTCCCTGCTTTATTGATAACGGCAAACTCAATTCGGTTCGTTCCATTAGACAGGGGAACGGTAAGCGTAGATTCAAATTTCTTCGCTTTTGCCTTAGATATGGCAGCTCCCTTAACTCCAAACAAAGGGACTTCGTTCACCCATACATTATACCTATCCAAACCAACAGTACTGTCTGCAGCATAAATGTTAAGCTGAATGGTCTTTTCCAATTGTTCAGAAGGGATCTTATATCTATTAACAATTTCCGCAACGGGAACAGTGCTGTTATGCGCATATACATCATCTGAGAGGGCAAGCTTCTTTTTACGTTTCTCATAAGCATTCTTATAAGCCGTAATCAGGCTTGTGTCATTTGAACCTAATACCTGTAATACTTTGTCTGGCCTATTCAGTTCAACATCAAGTTGATTAACTGCAAATACACTTAAACCTTTCTGAAAATGTATTTTACTTACAGCATCTGGATCTGCTTTATAATAATTGTTTGGAAGAACAATTATACCTCCTGATGAAATAAATCTTTCAGTTAGGCCACCTTTACCAAAAGAAGCTATTGCCAGCTGTTTTTTCAAATCATAAGAATAGAATTCAACGGCATATTCAGTCTGAACGATAATCCGTTTGTTTAACGAATCTACCTGCATTTTTTCTCCCGCCACTGTAGCCAGTACTTTTAGACTATTATGATCATGTAACCGGATGGAATCTGCTGTGCTTGTAAGATAGAAAGAAGAGCCATCATACAATGATGTAAATGAAGGAAAAGGAACAGATTGAACTTTTTTTCCCGTTGACAAATCCCAGAACTGAAGATAGTTTCTGTTGTCAACAATTTTATCTACTGCAAAAACCTGGAGGTAGGTCCCTGCCGGGTCAATCTTTGCGCCCTGAGCTAAGAATTCAGCTGCATTTTGAGAACTGTTCCACACATGCTTAAGCTCCATTAGTTGCCGGCCAGTTTGCAGGTCATATACATAAGAGCTAGGATCATCATATACTACCACCAGCTTTTTATTATCAGGGGTAATCAAAGGCGTGGCTACTTGACGCTCTTTCTTAATTGTCTGGATCAATTGACCGGTTCTTGAATCAACAACCATTATTTTGGTAGCACCATTTAACAGCAGCAGGCTTTCATCTGGACTATAGATAGCAGGATCTAAAGTGAAAAACCGGAAGCTATCTGCACTAAACCGGAATAACTCCTTGAGTGAATTAGCATCGATTGCTGTAAGTACTGAATCCGATAGGCAAAGTAGCTGTTTACGACTTCTGTTTACTTCCAGTTTACCTAAGCCGGTGGGCGCTTTCACAGCTTTAGTAACCTTTGCACCTTCCAGATCCCATTGCCACAAATCACCATTATTCCAACCTATAAAAAGACTTTTACTATCACCCGAAAACTTCAAATCCTGGGCGAACATAACGTATCGCGAACTATCAGGGAAGCCAAAATCACCCACCATTTTACCAGTGTACATATCCCAAATATTGATACTACTATGAAGCCCTTTAATAGTTGCTATATACCTGCCGTTGGGGCTTGTTTCCACTGTATTTAAAGCAGAAATTTCCTCTTGAAACTCATGCACTGTTTCTGCATTTGAAAGCTTTAGAATTTTTGATTGCGTATAATATAACTGTTCATCAGGAGAGATTGATTTTGGACCGCTATAGTATGCCATTATTGAAAGCAAGTCAGGATTATGCTTTTTTCCTGTGGCCACATTCCTTATGTTAAGCCAGTTGTAATTCATAGAAGCAATTACATAATTATCCTTCGGACTAAAGTACACCTTAGAAACAGCCTCTTCTTCCTTAAATTCTTTTTGCAGCTTTCCTGTGCCAGCTTTCCAAATTTTAATGGTGCTGTCTAAAGAAGAGGATACAATGCTTTTTCCATCATTTGAAAAGGATGCACTTGTTGCTGATGACTTATGCGCTTTTATTACTTGCGTTAAGTTTCCGTTTTTACTATCATAGATATTGATCTTTCCACCGGTAGTAGCTATTACTATCCATTTATCATCCGGACTAAACTCCAGCGTATTGATTGTTTCGTCCCCTAAGTCAATTGTAAAAAGCGGGCTGCCGTCTTGCAAATTGTGAATGGTGGCTTTGCTGGCAAGGCCAAATGTAGCTATCCTGTTAAATGTTGCCGTATTACAGATTTTTAGATTAGGGTTTATGATCTCTGTTCTTTGAAGCTCCTTTTTAGCAGAAAGGTCAATTGTAACCAATTCATATTGGACAGGCCAGGAGTTTTTAGGAACAATCATAACCAGGTATTTACTATCAGCTGATAAAACCGCTTCCGTTAAACCGGAACTATTGACACGAGTAGAATACATGAAAGCTTGGGAAGCAATATCCCAAACCTCTATCTTATCACTATAGGTTATCAAAATGTATTTGCCATCTGGGCTAAACGTGCTTTTAGTGGTATTCTTAAAATCATAGACAGTACGGTAAGTAACTGCGTCAACCAAATACGTTCTTTGGTGCTCAGAAAACAAAATGAGCTTTCCATCATTACTAAACTCCACCGTTGCATAAAAACCTTTGGGAGTCACCGGAAATTTTAAGTCCATAGGCCCCTGAGCAGCAGAAAAAAGAAAGGAAAAAACGACAAATAACGTAAGTACATTTCTCATAAACAATATCAATAACTTGCTTATCCCAGCCGAGTCTTCTAAGTTTGACATGGTATGTAGGCAGGGACTGGACGCAGATGGGACAACTTTAAGTATTTCCGTGCCAATGTATGGATTCTTTTACAAAAAGCACCTTCTTATAAAATGCAAACAATAAAGTCGTTTTTGACATTCCTAATGGCGTGAAACAGTGGCATGACATGCAATTTGGCCAGAGGTATCACAAAATAGCCGCTGGCACTAGATTGCAAAAGAAGATCTGGATAAGCATGCAAAGAGACGGATCTGCAGTGCAATACCTAAGAAACACTCTTTTGATTTACATTGGGCGAGGATTAAAAAAACTGATTACCTACTATCGCTTACACAAGGATTGCAGGTGTAGCAAAGCCTCAAGCAATATTTTCATCTGCGACTCTGGCGCGCAGTCTAATTTAAGAAAACCCACCGATTGATCGCCCTTATAAAAATTGATCCAACTAGCTGGCGCCACTGTGCCATAGGTACAGGTTACTGCCTCAATACCATTCTTTACCATGCCTTCTTTATAATAGGGATCCTTCAGGTCCAACAAGTTGAACCGAAAGTCAGGGCTACCACCACGAACCAATACTACACTACCATCTGCGGAAGCAGTAACTACTTGTGTAAATCCCCAGCTCCATTTTTCCACGCGACCATTGATCATTTCAATCGTTTGGTGAAAGTTTAAACCGGCAAAGGAAACAGTATCCTTTATGCACAACCGTAATAGATCCAGGAAAGCGTTGTAAACTTCTTTTGCCTCGTTGTGTGTGGCAAAAGAGATCACCCGCGTACGCTCCGGGCTTAAATGAAACTGCACAAATTTGGCATCCTTATAAAGTTGAATACCCGTGGACGTATCACTTTCCTTATACAAGTCAAACAAATTGAAAGTTTGCGGCACCATATCGGATGAATAGAATAAGGCAACGGAACCATCTTGATCGATATCAACGGCAACTACTTTTCTAGAAGGATCAGACGGGGTAAACGGCACCGAACAGCAATGCAGTTTTTCACTTATAAAATTCTTTGTCTGCTTAAAGTCGCGCACTTGGCCATAGCCTTGGCTGCCTAAAAACAATAGTAATACAAGGGGTAGTACAAACGCCAGCTGCATAAACAAAACCATTTTCAAAGAAGAAAAATAGACTTTAACGTTTAAACATCCAAACAAACTAGCACTCGAGAATAGGTACCAAGAAACTGGCGTCAATGGCACTTGGTAATTGAAAGAGAGAGAATTGAATTACACAAACCGGCCGTTAAAAGTGCGAGGGTAATCGATAATAAAATCAATCTTCCCAGCCCTTTTGCAGGTTGGATTCCTCAAATAAAAGATCCTGTCGCTTTGCTAATGCTTTAATCTCTGCATAAAGTACTCTTAAGTCCTCAAAGGACATGTTAGACTTCATGCCCTCATCGAAAGCTTTACGCTTTTCGTCAAGCTTGAGGTGCAATTCACGGATTTCATTGTCAAGATCCGATTGATTAAAAAACATATTCTAAAAATACAAATCAGTTTTCGCTAATGAAAATAATTGTTAGTGACCACTTTATCCCTTCTAATTAAATCTGGAAAACCAAAACCGTTTTAAAAGAAACAATATTCGATTTATAAAATCAACGAAAAGAATACCTTCAAACTATGGTCTTATCTTTAGCTTAATGAAAAAACTGCTGCTTTTCGTAACCCTGATCGTTAGTTTTAAGCTGGCATTTTGCCAAAATTCCAGAGAGATTAATTGGCCACTTGATAGTGTTGCTTTTAAAAAGAAGGTAGATAAAGTAGTAAATCAAAGAATTGGCAGAATAAAGCTCATTACAAAAGACTTTTTCTTTACCAAGCTAGATTCATTTCAAAAAGACACGCTAGAGAAAATCAGATATACGGTGAGCGTTGATAAAGCCTCCAAACAAATAATAACAGCATTTATCGCCCATGAAGATTATAGCGACAGCACGTTGGAGGTCAAGTCCTTTGTGTATCATAATGAAGAATTACTTAAAGTATATTACCTCAAATGGAATAATCGTCAAAAACTTATTGAAACAAGCAGGTATTTTAATCCCAGTCTGATTAGAATCACCGAACCTAGCGGCAGTGAACGTCCCTATCTAGAAGCCATCGCCTATTTTAAATATTTACTAAAGGAAAATAATTAGACTACCCTCCGCAACGTCAACCGCTAACTTGCATTAATGCAATTAGGCACTTTATATGCAACCCTCGCTTGTAAACTCTATTCAGGCCATAGTCTGCCTCTTAATGAAAATCTAAGCTCAGAATTTCGTAACTTAATAAAACGAAAAGCCTGACATAGGCACTACTACCCACACAAAAGAATAGTAGAGATAGGGCTTAGTTTTTAACTTCAATGACAAGCAATACTAACGGAAAAGGGAGTTGTGGTTATTCCATTTATAAAAGCACGAAATACATATGTATGGCAATAAGGCATACACACTTTACCGTTTACTTATTCCAATGGCTCTACAGTACAGGCAACTGCAGCCGATCTGCTATCAACTTAGAAAACAAAAACATTGTGTTATGATCAACAGATTAAACAAGCTTACCCGCGAAGAACGTGAGTTACTTTACCAGGCCCCAGTCTTATTATCTGTTCAGGTGGCCTGTTCCAGCAAAGGTGTAAACCAAACACAAAAAAAAGATGCTATTTGGTTATCACATATCAAAACCTTTACGGCCGACCCTGTTTTAATTCCCTATTATCAAGAAGTAGAAAAAACCTTTGCTCCCCAATTTGAAGCTACAGTGCAGGAGTACGCTCCTTTTGACGAGGCTAAACAAACGGCACTTAAAGAAAAAATCGAACAGGTAAATGCCGTAGTAGCCAAGTTAGAGCCTGGGTATGCAGAAGACTTGCAGCATAGCCTGGAAAAATATGTCAACCATGTACAACGATCAGCGCACAGTGTCTTTCAGGACTTCATGTTTCCTTTGAAGATCAAAGGCTTGAATGATTGAGATATTGCTACGTGGGCTTTATTTGCTGCAAGAACCTGCTTGAGCGAATGGCAATCAAGTGTGCTCTAGTAGGCACTTAACCTTTTAGCAAAAGGAGTAGGCAAAGAATTGCAACGGCTTTGCGAAACATGGTGAAAGCCTGCCATTTTAGTGCGATGCGGTGCGTCCACAAACGCTTTTTAACGAGTGAATTGCCAACTTACGCTACCAAAGCTTTAATACTGGAATTACTCTTGCAACAAGCGCCTTGCTTTACTCATTCTTCTTCATGACTACTTCCTCAAACGGTTGCTCCTTCATTCGTAAAGCATCATCCAGAAACTCACCGCCATCAGCTATATGTATATCATGCTGATCGGGTTCTACATTTTGCAAGGCTTCATTTATTGAAACCAGGTCTAAATCAGGACCCACATTTTGTGGAAAAGGATTTCTATTCATGTTAAACCTTTTAAATTAATAGAAGATAAGGATGCCATATTGATGTGGTAGTGCAATGTGTAAGAACGTTAAGTAGTTTACCGTCCTACATCAACCGATGGCCCGCCACTACTATTATCAATCTCCGCGAATTATGATTGATTTACTAATTGTTTACTAAACCAATCTTCATATTTAATCTTTCCAAGACGTGCATTTTCACCCGTAATCAAAGCCGCATCATCTAACTCTACACCAAAATAAAGTGCGTGCGCATCTGGAATCAACTGATGCGAATCTTCTGTTGCAGTCAGATAATAGCGAATGAATTCAGACATGGGCATACGTTCAGGACCGCCGACTTCAACGATGGCATTTACAGGAGCATTAATAACAATATCAGCTAGGGCTGCTACCGTTTCATCTGAGGCAATTGGTTGGATGGCACCGGTTGAAATACGGACTTCATTGCCCACCACACCTTCCTGTGCTATCCTACCAGCAAATTCGAAGAATTGAGTAGAACGCAAAATGCTATATGGGATACCGGCTTCCTTGATCAGATTTTCTTGTGCCACTTTAGCACGCAGATAACCACTACCCGGCAGTCGCTCAGCGCCAACCACAGATAAAGCAACATGATGCTTAACGCCTGCATTAGCTTCTGCCTTGAGCAAGTTTGTAGTAGACTGCTGAAAAAAGTCTAAAACAGCTTTATCCTCAAATGATGGCGAATTGGAAACATCAACAACAACAACTGCCTCTTTCAAAACTTCATTAAGTCCTTCTCCAGTGATGGTATTAACACCCGATTGAGGCGAGGCCGCTATAACTGTGTGATCAAGCTGGCGAAGCTTATTTACGAGCTTTGAACCGATAAGTCCGGTACCGCCGATTACTACAATTTTCATGATTTATTTTTTACGTATTATCATGCGAAATTCCAATGCGAATTCATTCTACAAAATGAAATATCCACCTTTTGCATACTGTCTTTTATAGTTTCTATCAGGATTTCTTCTATACCAAAACTGCGTTTGTTTTGCCCTCTTGTTGACGATCTCCTAATCAAGAAACAGAACCGGAATCAGATGCGGCCTCTTGCTGTAACACCTGCTGCCTATTTAATGCTCCTTCTGCAGCAGCTTCTATAACCTGGACTACCGCTTGGGGCTGCGACATAAACACCACATGACTGGCCTTAAGTTCGGTTATTTCAGCCTTAGCTCTTTGGGCCATTGAACGCTGTGCTTCGGGCGGTATGGTCTGATCTTCAGTAGCCAGCACAAACCAACTTGGCTTGTTTCGCCACGCTGCCTGGCTGACAGAGTTGCCAAAAACGGAACCGGCGAGAGGGGGATGGGAGTCGGCCATAAAGGCTGCTTTATCAGCCGGCAGGTCTGCACAGAAACCGGAATGAAACTTTGCCCTATCGTACCAGCATAGTCCATTCT
This genomic interval from Flavisolibacter tropicus contains the following:
- a CDS encoding SDR family oxidoreductase, translating into MKIVVIGGTGLIGSKLVNKLRQLDHTVIAASPQSGVNTITGEGLNEVLKEAVVVVDVSNSPSFEDKAVLDFFQQSTTNLLKAEANAGVKHHVALSVVGAERLPGSGYLRAKVAQENLIKEAGIPYSILRSTQFFEFAGRIAQEGVVGNEVRISTGAIQPIASDETVAALADIVINAPVNAIVEVGGPERMPMSEFIRYYLTATEDSHQLIPDAHALYFGVELDDAALITGENARLGKIKYEDWFSKQLVNQS
- a CDS encoding DUF3570 domain-containing protein codes for the protein MRKLSLAVIGMYISVLSAYSQSTSAGDSSHYKSKKLNLDEVNLVTGYYQQTGDHSAVTGGVGTEALNDIATTIELRLYKYDRKQRRHNFNLELGVDHYTSASSDKIDPYTISSPSHSDTRVYPSIGWTVQNEEKKTTFGLTGSLSNEFDYQSYGLGASFTKASKDNNREFSARAQAYFDTWKVIYPIELRGGAEHNEESSPRNSFSASLSLAQVVNTNLQLLLVTEPTYQNGLLATKYQRVYFTNSDVKAETLPNSRVKIPLGVRANYFLGDRFIVRSFYRYYQDDWGVKAHTLDLETPIKLTPFASLTPFYRYYTQAAADYFAPYAQHTPAEAFYTSDYDLSKFHSQFFGAGIRLVPLKGVLGIAKWNSVELKYGHYIRSNNLQSNQLSLHIKVK
- a CDS encoding alpha/beta hydrolase encodes the protein MKDLPIKNVVLVHGAFADGSGWESVYHILTKQGYTVRAVANPNTSFDADVEATIQVLAQLSGPVILVGHSYGGAVITEAGNAPNVAGLVYIAAFVPEANETFLSLFQSWPPAPNSGFLPPDENGLCWYDRAKFHSGFCADLPADKAAFMADSHPPLAGSVFGNSVSQAAWRNKPSWFVLATEDQTIPPEAQRSMAQRAKAEITELKASHVVFMSQPQAVVQVIEAAAEGALNRQQVLQQEAASDSGSVS
- a CDS encoding FAD:protein FMN transferase; translated protein: MVITDLLTKPELYKRIVKLMGNRFEITVVAQDETWANECIDAAVFEISRIEQLLTTFNVTSQTAQINEAAGIKSVKVDKEVFDLIQRSLRISSLTQGAFDITYGSIDKSLWNFDVHMSALPDPETARTAVRLINYRNVVLNEAQCSVFLKEKGVRIGFGGIGKGYAADRAKLVLQQKGVASGVVNAAGDLITWGSQPNGKPWTVGIADPYIRFQPFSYLEISNKAIATSGNYEKYAIIDGKKYSHTIDPKTGYPVTGIKSVTIICPSAELADAMATPVLVMGVKAGLDMINQIKGMACIIIDDADRLYTSNNIKIS
- a CDS encoding caspase family protein encodes the protein MRNVLTLFVVFSFLFSAAQGPMDLKFPVTPKGFYATVEFSNDGKLILFSEHQRTYLVDAVTYRTVYDFKNTTKSTFSPDGKYILITYSDKIEVWDIASQAFMYSTRVNSSGLTEAVLSADSKYLVMIVPKNSWPVQYELVTIDLSAKKELQRTEIINPNLKICNTATFNRIATFGLASKATIHNLQDGSPLFTIDLGDETINTLEFSPDDKWIVIATTGGKINIYDSKNGNLTQVIKAHKSSATSASFSNDGKSIVSSSLDSTIKIWKAGTGKLQKEFKEEEAVSKVYFSPKDNYVIASMNYNWLNIRNVATGKKHNPDLLSIMAYYSGPKSISPDEQLYYTQSKILKLSNAETVHEFQEEISALNTVETSPNGRYIATIKGLHSSINIWDMYTGKMVGDFGFPDSSRYVMFAQDLKFSGDSKSLFIGWNNGDLWQWDLEGAKVTKAVKAPTGLGKLEVNRSRKQLLCLSDSVLTAIDANSLKELFRFSADSFRFFTLDPAIYSPDESLLLLNGATKIMVVDSRTGQLIQTIKKERQVATPLITPDNKKLVVVYDDPSSYVYDLQTGRQLMELKHVWNSSQNAAEFLAQGAKIDPAGTYLQVFAVDKIVDNRNYLQFWDLSTGKKVQSVPFPSFTSLYDGSSFYLTSTADSIRLHDHNSLKVLATVAGEKMQVDSLNKRIIVQTEYAVEFYSYDLKKQLAIASFGKGGLTERFISSGGIIVLPNNYYKADPDAVSKIHFQKGLSVFAVNQLDVELNRPDKVLQVLGSNDTSLITAYKNAYEKRKKKLALSDDVYAHNSTVPVAEIVNRYKIPSEQLEKTIQLNIYAADSTVGLDRYNVWVNEVPLFGVKGAAISKAKAKKFESTLTVPLSNGTNRIEFAVINKAGKESYRQPVSVYQGSKKTLEQTHGYQAYDPKATKEGTVYFIGIGIDKFKEAEHNLQWSVKDVRDLAENLSTMYYNYNFVVDTLFNENVTVANITSLKNRLQNTTVNDRVVLSYSGHGLLSKDYDYYLSSYNVNFQKPEEGGLPYDVLESLLDSIPARKKLMLIDACHSGEVDKEELQKIAQVNNEAEKTNGAKGGTPLVLETKKTGMKSSFELMQELFVNVGRSTGATIISAAAGTQFALERNDLQNGVFTYSILEFMKSHSSATVGELKRYVNKRVPELTKGLQVPTARAETKTSDWNIW
- a CDS encoding DUF4266 domain-containing protein; this encodes MKKGFLLTLMSSGLVVLLIVSCASVKEYQKNKLNDTEMELSARKVQKFELNFQGYREGASGANGGKSGGGCGCN
- a CDS encoding thioredoxin family protein, with translation MKLLVASFALFSWLFNPVWFTDVNKAKEEAVQTGRPILISFSGSDWCVPCIRMHKEIFEAEPFTKYAENNLVLVNADFPRSKKHQLSAAQQQLNNALADRYNPKGIFPYTILIDPTGKVLNQWEGYPDESAEKFVAELNSIKSNGNH